Proteins found in one Maridesulfovibrio sp. genomic segment:
- a CDS encoding branched-chain amino acid ABC transporter substrate-binding protein has product MKRSLLVLLVAAMMTIGSLGSASAAKIVLGVPGAQSGDLASYGLPTVEAAKLVVKSINDAGGVNGEQVVLSAQDDQCKPEFATNAAMKLLSDGVTVVLGHICSGATKAALPIYKDSNLVCMSPSATNPALTLSGDYPNFFRTIASDDAQGALACKFATEKLGLKNIAVIHDKGDYGKGFAEWTKKYIEESGVKVVLFEGVTPGAVDYSAVVQKIKASGADGVIFGGYHPEASKIVTQMRKKKMTIPFLSDDGVKAQTFIDITGDAAEGVYATGPQDITGNPMYKVALDQYKDSHYGAEPGTFYYEAYSAALALLKAIDYAKSTDYDKIVEALRTHEVETPVGKIKFDAKGDAIGVGFSVYQVKNGEFVEVK; this is encoded by the coding sequence ATGAAACGTTCATTGCTGGTATTGCTGGTCGCAGCTATGATGACCATCGGTAGTCTCGGTTCTGCATCTGCAGCTAAAATTGTTCTCGGTGTACCTGGCGCCCAAAGTGGTGACCTTGCTTCCTACGGTCTTCCTACAGTTGAAGCTGCAAAGCTTGTAGTAAAGTCTATTAACGATGCCGGTGGAGTTAACGGCGAGCAGGTTGTCCTTTCCGCTCAGGATGATCAGTGCAAACCTGAGTTCGCTACTAACGCAGCTATGAAGCTGCTTTCGGACGGTGTTACTGTTGTACTTGGACATATCTGCTCCGGTGCAACCAAGGCCGCATTGCCTATCTATAAAGATTCCAATCTGGTCTGCATGTCTCCTTCCGCAACCAACCCCGCTCTGACTCTGAGCGGTGATTATCCCAACTTTTTCAGAACTATCGCTTCCGATGACGCTCAGGGCGCATTGGCTTGCAAGTTCGCCACAGAAAAGCTCGGACTGAAGAATATCGCAGTTATCCACGATAAAGGCGACTACGGTAAAGGCTTTGCAGAATGGACCAAGAAGTACATCGAAGAGAGCGGAGTGAAAGTTGTCCTTTTTGAGGGTGTAACTCCCGGTGCTGTTGACTACTCCGCAGTTGTGCAGAAGATTAAGGCTTCCGGCGCTGACGGTGTTATCTTCGGTGGTTACCATCCTGAAGCTTCCAAGATTGTTACCCAGATGCGTAAAAAGAAAATGACCATTCCTTTCCTTTCTGATGATGGTGTTAAGGCTCAGACCTTTATCGACATCACCGGCGATGCCGCAGAAGGCGTTTACGCTACCGGTCCTCAGGATATTACCGGTAATCCCATGTATAAAGTAGCTCTCGATCAGTACAAAGATTCCCACTACGGTGCTGAACCCGGTACTTTTTACTATGAAGCATACTCCGCAGCTCTGGCTCTGCTCAAGGCTATTGATTATGCCAAATCTACTGATTACGACAAAATCGTCGAAGCTCTGCGTACCCACGAAGTTGAAACCCCTGTCGGCAAGATTAAATTCGATGCCAAGGGCGATGCTATCGGCGTAGGCTTTTCAGTATATCAGGTGAAAAATGGCGAGTTTGTGGAAGTTAAATAA
- a CDS encoding ABC transporter permease subunit encodes MEYFLELFFSGLTRGSIYALIALGYTMVYGIIELINFAHGEIYMIGAFVGLIAAGIMTSLGFPSASILVMASIAAVVYAAAYGYTIEKIAYRPLRSAPRLSPLISAIGMSIFLQNYVMLSQTSEFLSFPSLIPEFHFLGKYESMVGSSDFVIIVVAAVVMVALNLFIKFTRMGKAMRATAQNRKMAMLVGINVDQVISATFIIGSALAAVGGVLIASHIGQINFYIGFIAGIKAFTAAVLGGIGSVPGAMLGGLILGWTESFCTGYVSSDYEDVFAFALLVLILIFRPSGLLGKAPTQKV; translated from the coding sequence ATGGAATATTTTCTGGAATTATTTTTCAGTGGTCTGACCAGGGGGAGCATTTACGCGCTTATCGCCCTCGGTTACACCATGGTTTATGGTATTATCGAACTGATCAACTTTGCTCATGGTGAAATTTACATGATCGGGGCTTTTGTGGGGCTTATTGCAGCGGGAATCATGACCAGTTTAGGGTTTCCGTCAGCTTCCATATTAGTCATGGCGTCCATCGCGGCTGTTGTCTACGCCGCGGCTTATGGCTACACAATTGAGAAGATTGCTTACCGCCCGTTACGCAGTGCGCCAAGGCTTTCTCCTCTTATTTCCGCCATTGGAATGTCTATTTTCCTCCAGAACTATGTAATGCTTTCTCAGACTTCCGAATTTCTGTCTTTTCCCAGCCTTATTCCCGAGTTCCATTTTCTCGGTAAATATGAATCCATGGTAGGCTCATCCGACTTTGTTATTATTGTCGTTGCGGCTGTGGTCATGGTTGCCCTGAATTTGTTTATCAAATTTACCCGAATGGGGAAGGCCATGCGTGCTACGGCTCAGAACCGTAAAATGGCCATGCTCGTGGGCATTAATGTTGATCAGGTTATTTCCGCCACCTTTATTATCGGTTCCGCCCTTGCGGCCGTAGGTGGCGTTCTTATTGCCTCACATATTGGTCAGATAAATTTTTATATTGGGTTTATCGCCGGTATTAAAGCTTTCACAGCCGCTGTCCTCGGCGGAATCGGTTCTGTTCCCGGCGCTATGCTGGGCGGTCTTATTCTCGGCTGGACCGAAAGTTTCTGCACCGGATATGTTTCCAGTGACTACGAAGACGTTTTCGCCTTTGCACTGCTGGTACTTATCCTCATCTTCAGACCCTCCGGACTGCTTGGAAAAGCTCCGACCCAGAAGGTGTAA
- a CDS encoding ABC transporter permease subunit, with translation MEGFKKSILASLWFMFLTLPIMGVFVNTIDKSVTWHLDRVLYVGVAAFFLSYLWRFMMERKERGRKEEEQASVEKVTLFAKLMGNPKVFWPTLIAVVAFAVAFPKLFSMYQVNVMTSALIYVVLGLGLNIVVGLAGLLDLGFVAFYAVGAYSYALMNMYWGISFWLALPLGALLGAFCGILLGFPVLRLRGDYLAIVTLGFGEIIRLVLENWGEFTHGPSGISNIARPEFFGLAKGFLAQVNFMYYLMLVLVVFTIFVVNRLKNSRIGRAWQALREDEIACQAMGIDKMKTKLMAFSLGATWAGMVGVVFAAKTTFINPASFTFLESAIILSIVVLGGMGSILGVILGALVLILLPEYMRDFSQYRMLIFGATMVLVMVFRPQGLIRDVRKKIDISAVRKALGGANE, from the coding sequence ATGGAAGGCTTTAAAAAATCTATACTGGCTTCACTATGGTTCATGTTTTTGACCCTGCCTATTATGGGGGTCTTTGTGAACACCATTGATAAGTCTGTTACCTGGCATCTGGACCGGGTTTTATATGTTGGTGTTGCCGCTTTTTTCCTTTCCTATCTCTGGCGCTTTATGATGGAGCGCAAAGAAAGAGGTAGAAAAGAAGAAGAGCAGGCAAGTGTAGAAAAGGTCACGCTATTCGCAAAGCTGATGGGCAATCCCAAGGTGTTCTGGCCTACACTCATTGCTGTAGTTGCTTTTGCCGTAGCATTCCCCAAATTATTTTCAATGTATCAGGTCAATGTTATGACCTCTGCGCTCATTTATGTTGTGCTGGGGCTCGGCTTGAACATTGTTGTTGGTCTGGCCGGTTTGCTGGACCTTGGTTTTGTGGCATTTTATGCGGTTGGCGCTTATTCCTATGCGCTTATGAACATGTACTGGGGAATAAGTTTCTGGCTGGCTCTGCCACTTGGTGCTTTGCTTGGGGCCTTTTGCGGTATCCTGCTCGGTTTTCCGGTATTGCGACTGCGTGGTGATTATCTTGCTATTGTAACACTCGGTTTCGGTGAGATTATCCGTCTCGTTCTGGAAAACTGGGGTGAGTTTACTCACGGTCCATCAGGTATTTCCAATATCGCCCGTCCTGAATTCTTCGGACTTGCCAAAGGTTTCCTGGCCCAGGTCAATTTCATGTATTATCTGATGCTGGTGTTGGTTGTTTTTACGATCTTCGTAGTCAATAGGCTCAAAAATTCCCGTATCGGACGCGCATGGCAGGCCTTGCGTGAAGATGAGATAGCTTGTCAGGCTATGGGAATCGACAAGATGAAGACCAAGCTGATGGCCTTTTCCCTCGGTGCCACTTGGGCAGGCATGGTTGGTGTTGTTTTTGCGGCCAAGACCACTTTTATCAACCCGGCGTCTTTCACTTTTCTGGAATCTGCAATTATTCTTTCAATTGTTGTTCTAGGCGGCATGGGCTCCATTCTCGGGGTTATCCTTGGTGCTTTGGTGCTTATTCTTTTGCCGGAATATATGAGAGATTTTTCCCAGTACCGGATGCTGATTTTCGGTGCGACTATGGTTCTGGTTATGGTTTTCAGACCGCAGGGATTGATTCGGGATGTACGTAAGAAAATTGATATCAGCGCAGTGCGAAAAGCTTTAGGTGGCGCCAATGAGTAA
- a CDS encoding ABC transporter ATP-binding protein produces the protein MSNEKKAVLQVKGVSKDFGGLRALDDIDLEVREGEIVALIGPNGAGKTTFFNCITGIYTPTEGDVNIDPKGKGVKRINGMKPNKVTELGMARTFQNIRLFPSMSVIENVMIGCHCRTKATFIGAVFRDPRTRREEQETIMKSYKLLQELGLDQFADELACNLPYGAQRRLEIARALATDPFLLLLDEPAAGMNPQETAELEELIVSIKEKHNISVLLIEHDMKMVMSLSDRLYVLEYGREIAHGTPQEVSENPAVIKAYLGEELVDA, from the coding sequence ATGAGTAATGAAAAAAAAGCAGTTCTTCAGGTTAAGGGCGTCAGCAAGGATTTCGGCGGACTGCGCGCTCTTGATGATATTGATCTTGAGGTGCGCGAGGGAGAAATTGTAGCTCTCATCGGTCCTAACGGGGCAGGTAAGACAACCTTTTTCAACTGCATTACCGGAATATACACCCCAACTGAGGGCGATGTTAATATCGATCCCAAGGGTAAAGGGGTTAAGCGTATAAACGGCATGAAGCCCAATAAAGTTACCGAACTTGGCATGGCCCGCACTTTTCAGAATATCAGGCTTTTTCCGTCCATGTCGGTAATAGAAAACGTTATGATCGGTTGCCATTGCCGCACTAAGGCTACTTTCATCGGTGCGGTCTTTCGTGATCCGCGTACGCGCAGGGAAGAGCAGGAAACCATCATGAAAAGCTATAAGCTTCTTCAGGAGCTGGGGCTCGATCAGTTCGCAGATGAGCTGGCCTGTAACCTTCCTTACGGCGCTCAGCGCAGACTTGAAATTGCCCGCGCGCTTGCCACCGATCCTTTTCTCCTGTTGTTGGACGAACCTGCTGCCGGTATGAACCCGCAGGAAACTGCGGAACTGGAAGAGCTTATAGTTTCCATCAAGGAAAAGCATAATATCTCGGTTCTGCTCATTGAGCACGATATGAAGATGGTTATGTCTCTGTCCGACCGTTTATACGTGCTGGAGTACGGACGCGAAATTGCCCACGGCACGCCACAGGAAGTCAGCGAGAACCCCGCTGTAATCAAGGCTTATCTCGGGGAGGAACTCGTCGATGCTTAA
- a CDS encoding ABC transporter ATP-binding protein, giving the protein MLKLKNVNTFYGNIQALRNINIEVKQGEIITLIGANGAGKTTTLMTISGVVPPRTGEVLYNGEPIHKSKPDKIVKMGISQVPEGRLIFPDLTITENLDMGAFLRDDKDGIKDDMDHVFDLFPILWERRRQLGGNLSGGEQQMLAISRALMARPKLLLLDEPSLGLAPLIIRQIFEIVKKINEESGTTVFLVEQNANLALKTAHRGYVMENGEITLSDTSDKLLANDDIKKAYLGL; this is encoded by the coding sequence ATGCTTAAACTTAAAAATGTAAATACTTTTTACGGTAACATTCAGGCTCTGCGTAATATTAATATTGAAGTGAAGCAGGGCGAGATAATTACCCTTATCGGGGCTAACGGTGCGGGAAAAACCACAACGCTGATGACCATCAGCGGGGTTGTTCCGCCAAGAACCGGTGAAGTTCTTTATAACGGTGAGCCGATTCATAAATCCAAGCCGGATAAGATCGTTAAAATGGGAATCTCCCAAGTTCCCGAAGGCCGGTTGATTTTCCCGGATCTCACCATCACAGAAAACCTTGATATGGGGGCTTTTCTGCGTGATGATAAGGACGGTATTAAGGACGATATGGACCATGTCTTCGATTTGTTTCCCATTCTCTGGGAACGTCGCAGGCAGCTCGGTGGAAATCTTTCCGGCGGTGAACAGCAGATGCTGGCTATTTCCAGAGCTTTGATGGCCCGGCCAAAGCTTCTGCTGCTTGATGAACCTTCACTTGGTCTCGCTCCATTGATTATTCGCCAGATTTTTGAGATAGTAAAAAAGATCAACGAGGAAAGCGGTACTACTGTTTTTCTGGTTGAGCAGAATGCAAACCTTGCCCTCAAAACAGCACATCGAGGATACGTAATGGAAAACGGTGAGATAACCCTTTCTGATACAAGCGATAAACTTCTCGCAAACGATGATATTAAAAAGGCTTATCTCGGACTTTAA
- the guaB gene encoding IMP dehydrogenase, which produces MEKIVGQALTFDDVLLLPAYSEVLPDSVDVSAKLTEEITLGIPLVSAAMDTVTESKMAIQMARHGGVGVVHKNMSVRDQVREVQRVKKSESGMVTDPIVVHPDDTVGKALDLMAEFKISGFPVVKGEHLVGIITNRDVRFITDRNVAISEVMTSRNLITVQSGISSDEAKRHLHTNRIEKLLVVDEENKLTGLITIKDIDKVKKYPNAAKDSAGRLRVGAAVGVGRDLMERSSALITAGVDFLTLDSAHGHSKGILDAIKELRSCYPDTQIIGGNIATYDGAMALIDAGVNAVKIGIGPGSICTTRVVAGVGVPQITAIMEATRACQERGVCAIADGGIKFSGDVVKALVAGANTVMMGSMFAGTDESPGEKVLYQGRSYKLYRGMGSIDAMKKGSSDRYFQNDTNKLVPEGIVGRVPYKGPVSDSIYQMIGGLRSGMGYVGCANIAEMGEKAQFVRMSAAGFKESHVHDVIITKEAPNYRVDSY; this is translated from the coding sequence ATGGAAAAGATAGTAGGTCAGGCGCTGACTTTTGACGATGTTCTGCTTTTGCCCGCCTATTCGGAAGTTCTTCCCGATAGCGTGGACGTATCCGCTAAACTCACCGAAGAGATTACTCTTGGAATTCCACTGGTCAGTGCCGCTATGGATACTGTCACCGAATCCAAGATGGCTATCCAGATGGCCCGTCACGGCGGTGTCGGCGTTGTTCATAAAAATATGAGCGTACGCGATCAGGTTCGTGAAGTTCAAAGGGTTAAAAAATCTGAATCCGGAATGGTTACCGACCCTATCGTTGTTCATCCTGATGATACCGTCGGCAAGGCTCTCGACCTTATGGCCGAATTCAAAATTTCCGGTTTTCCCGTGGTTAAAGGTGAGCATCTTGTAGGTATCATCACCAACCGCGATGTGCGTTTTATCACTGATCGTAACGTGGCTATCTCTGAAGTGATGACCAGCCGCAACCTCATCACCGTGCAGAGCGGAATTTCTTCTGATGAAGCAAAACGCCATCTGCACACCAACCGCATTGAGAAACTGCTGGTTGTTGACGAGGAAAACAAACTTACCGGTCTGATCACCATCAAAGACATTGATAAAGTCAAGAAATATCCTAACGCCGCCAAGGATTCTGCCGGACGTCTTCGTGTCGGTGCCGCTGTCGGTGTCGGTCGTGACCTTATGGAGCGCAGTTCCGCTCTTATCACCGCAGGGGTCGACTTCCTGACTCTTGATTCCGCTCACGGTCATTCCAAAGGTATTCTGGATGCAATCAAGGAACTCCGTTCCTGCTACCCCGATACTCAGATTATCGGCGGTAATATTGCTACCTACGATGGTGCCATGGCTCTTATCGATGCCGGTGTTAATGCTGTAAAAATCGGGATCGGTCCCGGTTCCATCTGCACAACACGCGTTGTCGCCGGTGTAGGTGTGCCGCAGATTACCGCCATTATGGAAGCAACCCGCGCCTGTCAGGAACGTGGTGTTTGCGCTATTGCTGACGGCGGAATCAAATTTTCAGGTGATGTGGTCAAGGCTCTCGTCGCCGGTGCCAATACCGTAATGATGGGTTCCATGTTCGCAGGAACCGATGAAAGCCCCGGTGAAAAAGTTCTTTATCAGGGTCGTTCTTACAAACTCTATCGCGGTATGGGGTCCATCGACGCAATGAAGAAAGGCAGCTCCGACCGTTATTTCCAGAACGATACCAATAAACTTGTTCCCGAAGGAATTGTCGGCCGTGTACCTTACAAAGGCCCCGTTTCCGACAGCATTTATCAGATGATCGGCGGACTCCGGTCCGGTATGGGTTACGTAGGTTGTGCCAATATCGCTGAAATGGGCGAAAAAGCACAATTTGTCCGTATGTCCGCTGCCGGTTTCAAGGAAAGTCACGTTCATGATGTTATCATCACCAAGGAAGCACCCAACTACCGGGTTGATTCTTACTAA
- the guaA gene encoding glutamine-hydrolyzing GMP synthase: MQHDNKVIILDFGSQFTQLIARRIREAGVYSEIHPCNVDPQKIKDLRPGALILSGGPSSVLGEDSPQLDNSLLELGVPVLGICYGMQLMTNDLGGRVVSSENREYGRAEFKGSADCVLFDGIEDVEKLTVWMSHGDRVEAIPEGFRVCGTTETIPYAAMANDDKKMYALQFHPEVAHTESGTTIINNFVFKVAGLKADWTMSSFVDNCIKEMREKIGDNKVVLGLSGGIDSTVVAVLLHKAIGKNLHCIFVDNGLLRMHEREEVIGFLEEHFELNVKCVDSSKLFLDKLKGVEDPEKKRKLIGYTFIDVFNEEATALKDVKFLAQGTLYPDVIESESFKGPSAVIKSHHNVGGLPEDMDLDLVEPLRELFKDEVRKVAYELGLPEFIIWRQPFPGPGLAIRVLGDITEERLEILRQADKIVQNEMHASGWYRKVWQGFAVLLPLKTVGVMGDDRTYEHVIALRIVDSIDAMTADWSRLPNDILARMSNRIINEVKGVNRVVLDISSKPPATIEWE, encoded by the coding sequence ATGCAGCACGATAATAAAGTAATTATTCTGGATTTCGGGTCTCAGTTCACTCAGCTGATTGCCCGTAGAATCCGTGAAGCGGGTGTCTATTCCGAAATTCACCCCTGTAATGTTGATCCGCAGAAGATCAAGGATCTCAGACCCGGTGCGTTGATTCTCTCCGGCGGTCCTTCTTCTGTTCTGGGAGAAGATTCTCCGCAGCTCGATAATTCCCTGCTTGAGCTTGGAGTTCCCGTGCTCGGAATCTGCTACGGCATGCAGCTCATGACCAATGATCTCGGCGGTCGCGTTGTTTCTTCCGAAAATCGTGAATATGGCCGTGCGGAATTCAAAGGTTCTGCCGACTGCGTTCTCTTTGACGGAATTGAAGACGTGGAAAAACTCACCGTATGGATGAGCCACGGCGACCGTGTGGAGGCCATTCCCGAAGGATTCAGGGTCTGCGGTACTACTGAGACCATTCCCTACGCAGCGATGGCTAACGATGATAAGAAAATGTACGCTCTTCAGTTTCACCCCGAAGTGGCCCATACTGAGAGCGGAACTACCATTATTAACAACTTTGTTTTCAAAGTGGCAGGCCTTAAGGCCGATTGGACCATGTCCTCCTTTGTAGACAATTGCATTAAAGAAATGCGGGAAAAAATCGGAGACAACAAGGTTGTTCTCGGTCTTTCCGGCGGTATTGATTCCACTGTAGTTGCTGTTCTGCTGCACAAGGCCATCGGCAAAAATCTGCACTGCATTTTTGTTGATAACGGCTTGCTGCGCATGCACGAGCGTGAAGAAGTTATCGGCTTTCTTGAAGAGCATTTCGAGCTTAACGTTAAATGCGTCGACTCCTCGAAGCTCTTCCTCGATAAGCTTAAAGGCGTTGAAGATCCTGAGAAGAAGCGTAAGCTCATCGGCTACACCTTCATCGATGTTTTTAACGAAGAAGCAACAGCACTCAAGGATGTAAAATTCCTTGCTCAGGGAACCCTGTATCCCGATGTAATCGAGTCCGAATCTTTTAAAGGCCCCTCCGCGGTAATCAAGTCCCACCACAATGTTGGCGGACTGCCTGAAGATATGGATCTCGATCTGGTCGAACCTCTGCGTGAACTTTTCAAAGATGAAGTCCGCAAGGTTGCCTATGAATTGGGTCTGCCTGAATTCATCATCTGGCGTCAGCCTTTTCCCGGTCCGGGTCTTGCGATTCGTGTTCTGGGTGATATTACCGAAGAGCGTCTTGAAATCCTGCGTCAGGCTGACAAGATCGTACAGAACGAAATGCATGCATCCGGCTGGTACCGTAAGGTCTGGCAGGGATTTGCCGTTCTGCTGCCGCTCAAGACTGTCGGCGTTATGGGGGATGACCGCACTTACGAACATGTCATCGCATTGCGCATCGTAGACAGCATTGATGCTATGACCGCTGACTGGTCCCGCCTCCCCAACGATATCCTTGCCCGTATGTCCAATCGGATCATTAACGAGGTTAAGGGGGTTAACCGTGTAGTTCTGGATATCTCTTCCAAGCCGCCGGCAACCATCGAATGGGAATAG